From Brachionichthys hirsutus isolate HB-005 chromosome 16, CSIRO-AGI_Bhir_v1, whole genome shotgun sequence, a single genomic window includes:
- the LOC137905824 gene encoding LOW QUALITY PROTEIN: rab11 family-interacting protein 4A-like (The sequence of the model RefSeq protein was modified relative to this genomic sequence to represent the inferred CDS: substituted 2 bases at 2 genomic stop codons) has translation MDGRAFPDPEQLWLLLRRLKEVFDVCDEDADGSIRVQHLMDLGLRFGQGDEVKKLTACLDPNVHGRINFKDFCHGVFAIKGYEEILKLAVDPRGVASNQPSVTDNGYVYQNGEAKLGLPVIMCTRSYPECSACGDGCAADGECDMDSSTENSHSSRCLNPTQQDRXALVLCAGXSSLGRPPNLHFLLRDSSHGIGPASASVVSGEEQFEDYGEGEDVDFTPGSPCPEDDTRTNGFSDLGSSLTSSAGHTPQKMFNNELLDIYCSQCCKKVNLLNDLEARLRNLKANSPNRKISSTAFGRQLFHANHSVFGSSQASSTEDLFTESIDSCDLDITEKVSFLETKVSELESDSLANGDLKSKLKQENTQLVHRVHELEEHVKDAEARADQGLEEESKRHQEAYSRMDRDRNLEMDLLCIRVQQLDEENGDMKINVCRLKSQTEKLDQEKQKMTDKLEDTSLRLKDEVDLYRRIMDKLWHNRHEFQKEKEAMQELIDDLRRELDYLLCFKLEMEHPGTGKGLSECHARARETEMEQEVTRLKQENHKLRDQNDDLNAQILSLSLYEARSPFGCQSKAQCLAAEIDNASRDELVDALKEQEEINLRLRKYMDKIILAILDHNPSILEIKA, from the exons GTGAAGAAGTTGACTGCGTGTCTGGATCCTAACGTTCATGGGAGGATCAACTTCAAAGACTTCTGTCATGGAGTGTTCGCCATCAAAG gCTATGAGGAGATCCTGAAGCTAGCTGTGGATCCCCGTGGCGTTGCCTCCAATCAGCCGTCGGTGACTGATAATGGTTACGTTTATCAG AACGGCGAGGCCAAGTTGGGCCTCCCCGTTATCATGTGTACACGATCCTACCCAGAATGCAGTGCGTGTGGGGACGGTTGCGCCGCTGATGGGGAGTGTGACATGGACAGCAGTACTGAAAACTCCCACAGCTCCAGGTGCTTGAACCCAACACAGCAGGACAGGTGAGCGCTGGTTTTGTGCGCCGGTTGATCGTCACTTGGACGGCCTCCTAACCTTCACTTCCTGCTACGCGACTCGAGCCACGGGATTGGTCCGGCGTCGGCGTCCGTCGTCTCTGGCGAGGAGCAGTTTGAGGACTATGGCGAAGGGGAGGATGTGGATTTTACACCCGGCAGCCCCTGCCCTGAAGACGACACACGGACAAATGGCTTCTCGGACCTGGGCTCCTCGCTGACCTCCAG TGCTGGACACACCCCTCAGAAGATGTTTAACAATGAGCTGCTGGACATCTATTGTTCTCAGTGCTGCAAGAAGGTGAATCTGCTGAATGACCTGGAGGCGCGACTCCGAAACCTCAAGGCCAACAG CCCGAATAGAAAGATTTCCAGCACAGCGTTTGGACG ccagCTGTTCCATGCCAACCACAGCGTGTTTGGGTCCAGTCAGGCCAGCAGCACCGAGGATCTGTTCACAGAGAGCATCGACTCCTGCGACCTCGACATCACCGAGAAG GTCAGTTTTCTGGAGACAAAGGTTTCAGAGTTGGAAAGCGACAGCCTGGCCAATGGGGACCTCAAGTCCAAACTCAAACAGGAGAACACGCAGCTTGTGCACAG GGTGCATGAGCTGGAGGAACATGTGAAGGATGCAGAGGCCAGAGCTGATCagggtctggaggaggagagcaaacGGCACCAGGAAGCTTACAGCAGGATGGACAGAGACCGGAACCTGGAGATGGACCTGCTGTGTATCAG aGTGCAGCAGTTAGATGAAGAGAATGGAGATATGAAGATAAACGTGTGCAGACTGAAGTCTCAGACTGAGAAGCTGGACCAG gagaagcagaagatGACGGACAAGCTGGAGGACACGAGTCTGAGGCTGAAAGACGAGGTGGACCTCTACAGAAGGATAATGGACAAGCTTTGGCACAACCGTCACGAGTTCCAGAAGGAAAAGGAGGCCATGCAGGAG CTGATCGACGATCTCCGCCGGGAGTTGGACTATCTGCTGTGCTTCAAGCTGGAAATGGAGCACCCAGGAACGGGGAAGGGGCTGTCTGAGTGCCACGCCCGGGCCCGGGAGACGGAAatggagcaggaagtgacgaGACTGAAGCAG GAGAACCACAAGCTCCGGGACCAGAACGATGACCTGAACGCTCAGATCCTCAGCCTGAGCCTGTACGAGGCCCGGAGCCCGTTCGGCTGCCAGAGCAAGGCTCAGTGTCTGGCAGCGGAGATCGACAACGCATCCAGGGACGAG ctggtggACGCgttgaaggagcaggaggagatcaACCTGCGTCTGAGGAAGTACATGGACAAAATCATTCTGGCCATTCTGGATCACAACCCCTCCATCCTGGAGATTAAGGCTtaa